From the genome of Deinococcus sp. JMULE3, one region includes:
- a CDS encoding low specificity L-threonine aldolase, translating into MTASRPIADLRSDTVTTPTPAMREAMAQAPVGDDVYGEDPTVNELQAEVARLTGHEAGLFMPSGTMTNQVAIALHTRRGEEVICAEGSHIYEWELGMMATFSGVVPRFVPAPLGVPAPEDVRAAIRRSIHQSPSGLISLENTHNKAGGTVIPLDVLAGIRAVATEEGLPLHLDGARVVNAAVALGVPLRDVAGMFDTVSVCLSKGLGAPVGSVLVGSAAAMKGAHRYRKMMGGGMRQAGVLAAAALVALREGPARLAEDHRRTRELAHALVNAGFDVNLSAVQTNIIYATVHDAAAHATRWSEQGVLCNALGPDSVRFVLHHQVDDEALAGAIRVLTA; encoded by the coding sequence ATGACTGCGTCCCGCCCGATTGCCGATCTGCGTTCCGATACCGTCACGACCCCCACGCCTGCCATGCGCGAGGCGATGGCGCAGGCGCCGGTGGGGGATGACGTGTACGGCGAGGACCCGACCGTGAACGAGTTGCAGGCGGAGGTGGCGCGCCTGACCGGGCACGAGGCGGGGCTGTTCATGCCGTCGGGGACGATGACGAATCAGGTGGCGATCGCGCTGCACACGCGCCGGGGCGAGGAGGTCATCTGCGCGGAGGGGTCGCACATCTACGAGTGGGAACTGGGCATGATGGCGACGTTCAGCGGCGTGGTGCCGCGTTTCGTGCCCGCGCCGCTGGGTGTGCCCGCCCCGGAGGACGTGCGCGCCGCGATCCGGCGCAGCATCCACCAGTCGCCGAGCGGGTTGATCAGTCTGGAGAACACGCATAACAAGGCGGGTGGGACGGTGATCCCGCTGGACGTGCTGGCGGGGATTCGCGCGGTGGCGACCGAGGAGGGGCTGCCGCTGCACCTGGACGGCGCGCGGGTGGTGAACGCGGCGGTGGCGTTGGGTGTGCCGCTGCGGGACGTGGCGGGGATGTTCGACACGGTCAGCGTGTGCCTCAGCAAGGGCCTGGGTGCGCCGGTGGGCAGCGTGCTCGTCGGCAGCGCGGCGGCCATGAAGGGGGCGCACCGCTACCGGAAGATGATGGGCGGCGGCATGCGGCAGGCGGGCGTGCTGGCTGCGGCGGCGCTGGTGGCCCTGCGCGAGGGTCCGGCCCGGCTGGCGGAGGATCACCGCCGCACCCGCGAACTGGCCCACGCCCTCGTGAACGCGGGCTTCGACGTGAACCTGAGCGCCGTGCAGACGAACATCATCTACGCCACCGTGCACGATGCAGCGGCGCATGCCACCCGCTGGAGCGAGCAGGGCGTCCTGTGCAACGCGCTCGGGCCGGACAGCGTCCGCTTCGTGCTGCACCATCAGGTGGACGACGAGGCCCTGGCGGGCGCGATCCGCGTCCTGACGGCTTAA
- a CDS encoding elongation factor G, which yields MPHRIVSLAAHSGTGKTTLAEALLHRSGVISRMGRVEDGTTRSDHTDAEKAHGFSIQTGVLRLTHEGTDVTVLDTPGFADFVREIRGGIRAADSVLVLVSAVGGVEVGTERAWATADRFGMPRVVVVNRMDRDRADFFTVLADVRASLKGPVAAAFLPVGEGPDFRGVVNVLTGEVSPPQDLPPALSGALREARDALLDAIVETDDDLMGRYLEGEPIGDDELEAAYLRAVHAGTLYPVLPVSALSGVGLDALLHLMVTGLRSARERGPLTGVDGQTREPTPDAPLSARVWRVSIDPFVGKVAYIRVWSGTLRPGDTLRNTSQDLDVRPMHLYVPNGKDLTEVPELPAGSIGVLTKLPDLHAGDTLADPARPITYDPLWLPEPVHTVAIHPATRQDEDKLGAALAKLREEDPTLHYAREPQTGEQLLSGMGDMHLGIAVEKLAAQGVTVTTTPPRIPYRETIHAPAEAQGKHRKQSGGHGQYGDCRVRIEPGPGFAFRSAVVGGAIPGKYIPSIEKGVQDAMQRGALAGYPMQDVHVTVLDGSYHDVDSSDIAFRTAGSLALKNAVANARPGLLEPVMQLRVRAPASFTGDLISDLQTRRARVQGMDPEGTVITVTALVPQAELQTYSADLRSLTGDRGAFSVKPHGYQPVPDHLARKIIEARQGELAGA from the coding sequence GTGCCTCACCGCATCGTGAGTCTGGCCGCGCACAGCGGCACCGGGAAGACGACACTGGCCGAGGCCCTGCTGCACCGCAGCGGGGTCATTTCGCGCATGGGCCGCGTGGAGGACGGCACGACCCGCAGCGACCACACGGACGCCGAGAAGGCGCACGGCTTCTCGATCCAGACCGGGGTGCTGCGCCTGACCCACGAGGGCACGGACGTGACGGTGCTGGACACGCCGGGCTTCGCGGACTTCGTGCGGGAGATCCGGGGCGGGATTCGCGCGGCGGACAGCGTGCTGGTGCTCGTCAGCGCGGTGGGCGGCGTGGAGGTCGGCACCGAGCGCGCCTGGGCGACCGCCGACCGCTTCGGCATGCCGCGCGTGGTGGTGGTGAACAGGATGGACCGGGACCGGGCGGACTTCTTCACGGTGCTCGCGGACGTGCGGGCCAGCCTGAAGGGGCCGGTCGCGGCGGCGTTCCTGCCGGTGGGGGAGGGGCCGGACTTCCGGGGCGTGGTGAACGTCCTGACGGGCGAGGTCAGCCCCCCGCAGGACCTCCCGCCCGCCCTGAGCGGCGCGCTGCGCGAGGCGCGGGACGCGCTGCTGGACGCCATCGTCGAGACGGACGACGACCTGATGGGCCGCTACCTGGAGGGCGAACCCATCGGGGACGACGAGCTGGAGGCGGCGTACCTGCGGGCCGTCCACGCGGGCACCCTCTACCCGGTGCTGCCCGTCAGTGCCCTCAGCGGTGTGGGCCTGGACGCGCTGCTGCACCTGATGGTCACGGGGCTGCGCAGCGCCCGCGAACGCGGCCCGCTGACCGGCGTGGACGGCCAGACCCGCGAGCCCACCCCGGACGCCCCGCTGAGCGCGCGGGTGTGGCGGGTGTCCATCGACCCGTTCGTGGGCAAGGTCGCGTACATCCGCGTCTGGAGCGGCACGCTGCGGCCCGGCGACACGCTGCGCAACACCTCGCAGGACCTGGACGTGCGCCCCATGCACCTGTACGTCCCGAACGGCAAGGACCTCACCGAGGTGCCCGAACTGCCCGCCGGGAGCATCGGCGTCCTGACGAAACTCCCGGACCTGCACGCCGGGGACACCCTCGCCGACCCCGCCCGGCCCATCACGTACGACCCGCTGTGGCTGCCCGAACCGGTCCACACCGTCGCCATTCACCCCGCCACCCGCCAGGACGAGGACAAACTCGGCGCGGCCCTCGCGAAGCTGCGTGAGGAGGACCCTACCCTGCACTACGCCCGCGAACCCCAGACGGGCGAGCAGCTGCTGTCCGGCATGGGCGACATGCACCTGGGCATCGCCGTGGAGAAGCTGGCCGCGCAGGGCGTCACCGTGACCACCACCCCGCCCCGCATCCCCTACCGCGAGACCATCCACGCCCCCGCCGAGGCGCAGGGCAAACACCGGAAACAGAGCGGCGGGCACGGCCAGTACGGTGACTGCAGAGTCCGCATCGAACCCGGCCCAGGCTTCGCGTTCCGGTCTGCCGTCGTCGGCGGCGCCATCCCCGGCAAGTACATCCCCAGCATCGAGAAGGGCGTGCAGGACGCCATGCAGCGCGGCGCACTCGCCGGGTACCCCATGCAGGACGTCCACGTCACCGTGCTGGACGGCAGCTACCACGACGTGGACAGCAGCGATATCGCCTTCCGCACCGCCGGAAGCCTCGCCCTGAAAAACGCCGTGGCGAACGCCCGCCCCGGCCTGCTGGAACCCGTCATGCAGCTGCGCGTCCGCGCCCCCGCCTCGTTCACCGGGGACCTGATCAGCGACCTCCAGACCCGCCGCGCCCGCGTGCAGGGCATGGACCCCGAAGGGACCGTCATCACCGTCACCGCCCTCGTCCCCCAGGCGGAACTCCAGACGTACAGCGCCGACCTGCGCTCCCTGACCGGCGACCGCGGCGCGTTCAGCGTCAAACCCCACGGGTACCAGCCCGTCCCTGACCACCTCGCCAGGAAGATCATCGAGGCGCGGCAGGGGGAACTGGCCGGAGCGTGA
- a CDS encoding thiamine ABC transporter substrate-binding protein, with product MRTNLTVLAALAIASAASAQTTAAPTTLTVITHDSFDVDKKLIAAFETQNRAKVRFIKGGDAGELLNRLILTRRAPIADVVYGLDNSLLPRARQAGILQPYKSPLLSRVPAAYHLSEDGLLNTVDYGFVALNYDRAWFEKNSVPLPKSLDDLKTPTYAKLTVVQSPATSSPGLAFLLATVNHYGETGAWQWWRAARQGGMKVTRGWSDAYYKDFTRNGGKYPIVLSYASSPAAEVFYADGFNPTKLPAQSPTGNLFLPGSTYTQLEGVGILKGTKQAALARKFVDFMLSAPVQSDIPTRMWIYPAVKGTPLNPVFTFAQEPQPTTVKAEIAANPQRLVDAWVTQVLRAR from the coding sequence ATGCGTACCAACCTGACTGTACTTGCCGCACTTGCCATTGCCAGCGCCGCCAGCGCCCAGACCACCGCAGCACCGACCACCCTGACGGTCATCACGCACGACTCCTTCGACGTGGACAAGAAACTCATCGCCGCGTTCGAAACGCAGAACAGGGCCAAGGTGCGCTTCATCAAGGGTGGCGACGCCGGGGAACTCCTGAACCGCCTGATCCTCACCCGCCGCGCCCCCATCGCCGACGTCGTGTACGGCCTGGACAACAGCCTGCTGCCCCGCGCCCGACAGGCGGGCATCCTCCAGCCGTACAAGAGCCCCCTGCTCTCCCGCGTGCCCGCCGCGTACCACCTGAGCGAAGACGGCCTGCTGAACACCGTCGACTACGGCTTCGTCGCCCTGAACTACGACCGCGCGTGGTTCGAGAAAAACAGCGTCCCGCTGCCCAAAAGCCTCGACGACCTGAAAACCCCCACCTACGCCAAACTGACCGTCGTGCAGAGCCCCGCCACGAGCAGCCCCGGCCTCGCGTTCCTCCTCGCCACCGTCAACCACTACGGCGAAACCGGCGCGTGGCAGTGGTGGCGCGCCGCCCGGCAGGGGGGCATGAAAGTCACGCGCGGCTGGAGCGACGCCTACTACAAGGACTTCACCCGCAACGGCGGCAAGTACCCCATCGTCCTGAGTTACGCCAGCAGCCCCGCCGCCGAAGTCTTCTACGCCGACGGCTTCAACCCCACCAAACTCCCCGCCCAGTCCCCCACCGGGAACCTCTTCCTGCCCGGCAGCACCTACACCCAGCTCGAAGGCGTCGGCATCCTGAAAGGCACCAAGCAGGCCGCCCTCGCCCGGAAATTCGTGGACTTCATGCTGAGCGCCCCCGTCCAGAGCGACATCCCCACCCGCATGTGGATCTACCCCGCCGTGAAAGGCACCCCCCTGAACCCCGTGTTCACCTTCGCGCAGGAACCCCAGCCCACCACCGTGAAAGCCGAGATCGCCGCCAACCCCCAGCGCCTCGTGGACGCGTGGGTGACGCAGGTGCTCCGCGCGAGGTGA